The Prevotella sp. oral taxon 299 str. F0039 genome has a segment encoding these proteins:
- a CDS encoding YncE family protein gives MKHYFLVAATALLVLSGLSSCSKDTPDVPPTPPTKSEAGFVHSVNIGENTYVSLFKDLTAGSLNTDNALVFAKGAFSFVHGGKVYVTDTEHLYKYAPKDGNLVQEGTTMVFPSGAKATYITVASNKKAYVSCLGIGKVWIIDPSSMTKTGEIDLSDYSLGKSSGDNNPEPCASVIRDGILYVSLNQMKSAYSCETGAYVALIDTKTDKPIKLISDSRVTMSSSGTPAGDPFVDEKGDIYFYCVGMFGYQKGAKEGFLRIKKGEQEFDKSYCFTLADVNLDGVKGGKTSYAYNKVYGGNGKVYGYLNIPGAASNPPDYVHDKSFQPFEINLYDKTCKKMNFSGTTGWAASICKSGNDIIFGMSTDQGTGYFVYHMKDGSYEKLKVKVSGAPYMLHELK, from the coding sequence ATGAAACATTATTTCTTAGTCGCAGCCACGGCGCTGCTTGTGTTATCAGGTCTTTCCTCATGTAGTAAAGACACTCCAGATGTTCCTCCAACGCCACCAACAAAGTCCGAGGCAGGATTTGTGCATAGCGTGAATATTGGAGAGAACACATATGTCAGTCTGTTCAAAGACTTGACAGCTGGTTCGCTCAATACGGACAATGCTTTGGTGTTTGCCAAGGGTGCATTTTCATTTGTGCATGGTGGCAAGGTATATGTGACTGACACGGAACACCTCTACAAATATGCACCAAAAGATGGCAATCTCGTCCAAGAGGGCACAACTATGGTTTTTCCAAGTGGTGCTAAGGCAACGTACATCACGGTCGCATCCAATAAGAAGGCATATGTTTCTTGCCTTGGTATAGGAAAGGTGTGGATTATTGACCCATCCTCAATGACGAAGACAGGAGAAATAGACTTATCCGACTATTCCTTGGGAAAGTCCTCTGGTGACAATAATCCTGAACCGTGTGCCTCTGTTATCAGAGATGGAATTTTATATGTGTCTCTGAATCAAATGAAGTCTGCTTATTCTTGCGAAACTGGAGCCTATGTTGCATTAATTGACACGAAAACAGACAAGCCAATAAAACTTATTAGTGACAGTCGCGTCACGATGTCGTCCAGTGGAACACCTGCTGGTGATCCGTTTGTGGACGAGAAGGGTGATATTTATTTCTATTGCGTAGGAATGTTCGGTTATCAGAAGGGGGCAAAGGAAGGCTTCTTGCGCATTAAGAAGGGAGAACAGGAGTTTGACAAGTCTTATTGCTTTACCCTTGCAGATGTAAATCTGGATGGTGTAAAAGGAGGTAAAACTTCATATGCCTATAATAAGGTATATGGTGGAAACGGAAAGGTTTATGGATACCTAAATATTCCTGGGGCAGCAAGCAACCCACCTGATTACGTTCATGATAAATCGTTCCAGCCTTTTGAGATTAATCTCTATGATAAGACTTGCAAGAAGATGAACTTCTCAGGAACTACAGGCTGGGCGGCATCCATTTGCAAGTCGGGCAATGACATCATCTTCGGCATGTCAACAGACCAAGGTACGGGTTATTTTGTCTATCACATGAAAGATGGAAGCTATGAAAAATTGAAGGTAAAGGTTTCCGGAGCACCCTATATGTTGCATGAGCTTAAATAG